The window TGGGGTCCGCTGATCCTTGGCCATACAAACGATAAAGTCGTTGAAGCGATCAAGCAGGTTGCCGAGCTTGGTACTAGCTTCGGCGCACCGACCTTGATGGAAAATGAAGTGGCAAAGCTCGTTATTGATCGTGTTCCTTCCATCGAAATCGTTCGAATGGTTTCATCCGGAACTGAAGCGACAATGAGCGCCTTGCGCCTCGCGCGTGGTTTTACTGGCCGAAACAAGATTCTTAAGTTCGAAGGCTGCTACCACGGCCACGGTGATTCGTTGCTGATTAAAGCAGGCTCGGGTGTTGCGACACTTGGTTTGCCTGACAGCCCTGGCGTACCGGAAGGCATTGCAAAGAATACAATTACAGTTCCTTACAATGACCTTGAAGCAGTCCGATATGCGTTTGAGCAATTCGGCGAAGACATTGCCGGTTTAATCGTTGAGCCGGTTGCGGGTAATATGGGCGTTGTTCCTCCGCTGCCAGGTTTCCTTGAAGGCTTGCGGGAAATCACCACCCAATATGGTTCATTGTTGATTTTCGATGAAGTTATGACTGGCTTCCGCGTTGACTACAATTGCGCACAGGGCTACTTTGGCGTTACACCAGACTTGACATGCCTTGGCAAGGTTATCGGCGGCGGACTTCCTGTAGGTGCATTCGGCGGTCGTGCTGATATCATGCAGCAAATCGCGCCAGCCGGCCCAATCTACCAGGCAGGCACACTTTCCGGCAACCCGCTTGCAATGACTGCAGGCTATGCTACCTTGAGCCAGCTGACTCCTGAAACTTACAAAGAGTTCGGACGCAAGGCTGATATGCTTGAAAAAGGCCTGAGTGAGGCTGCTGAGAAATATGACATCCCTTACTGCATCAACCGTGCAGGTTCCATGATCGGCATTTTCTTTACAAACGAAAAAGTCACCAACTATGACATTGCCAAGACATCGAACCTTGAATTCTTCGCGCAATACTACGCGGAAATGGCCAACCAGGGCGTCTTCCTGCCGCCATCCCAGTTCGAAGGGCTATTCCTGTCTACCGCTCACAGCGATGAAGATATCGAAAAGACCATTCAAGCTGCTGAAGTTGCATTTTCAAAGCTAAAATAAATTAGTTAGGCATTCCCGTTCTTTGGAGCGGGGGTGCTTTTTTTATTTTGGCTGTTGGGTAGGATGGCTTTTGATTATAAATTTAGTTTTCAGAATGAAAAACCACACTTTTCCACTAGTGAATATTTTTCTAATATAGCTACTGACGTGCAGGGGTTAGTTACTGTCAGTCAGGTGTCATATTCTTTTTTACTAGAATATAGTCAACGGTTAGTCATCGGATTTAGTTAGTCTTCACACTTTATCACTAGCCATTTCCTTTTCTAAAATAGTTACTGCCGTGAAGGGATTAGTAACTGTCAGGCAGGTATCATAAACTATTTAGTTAATTCTAACCACCAAAGCAACAAATTCGTGACTACTTTTTACTAGCCACAACCCGAAACCTACAACACCCCGCACCCCTCAATCCCAATTATCATCAATAACAAAATGCACTAAGACGGTTTATATCTCTTCATCACAACCTATCCCACTATGACGGAAGGTATTTAACATTTGCCTGGATCGACCTCCTCGTTTTAATCATAATCGCCCAAAAATGTTCATAGAGTGTAAGTGACATGGTGATTTTTTACGAAAGAGATGAAAGGAGGAGTCGCTTTGTCTCAGGAGAATAAATCGTCTTTGCGATTTACTTTAGAAGAATCCTTATGGTTTCGGAAAGGACAGGAAGTCGATGAACTCGTCTCGATTTCGCTGAGCCCGGACATAACAGTCCAGGAGAGCGACGGATACATCAGCATCCGTGGTGCGCTTGATTTGACAGGAGAATATGAGTGCAACGGGAATGAGCCGCAGGAATATGATGAAGCTGAGCCGGCTCTAAGATATGTCCAGTCCGCAGCATGGCGTGAGGAGGGAGTTTGGGAGTTTGCTCACAGGTTCCCTGTTGACATTACCATTCCGGTAAACCGGATTGAAAGCATCTACGATATTGATGTAATTGTGGATTCATTTGATTATTCTTTTACGGAAAGAAGCTGCATGAAACTGACCGCAGAGCTGATTATTAGCGGCATCTATGCAGGAGAGCCTGAAGTGAAAGAGGAGCCGGAAGAAATTTTCCTGGAAGCTCAGCTCCGTGAATACGAGACAGAGGAAGATCTCGAAGAAGAATATGCGGCAGAGGAAGAAGAAGTAGAAGAAGTAGAAGAAGAACAGGAAGACGAGGAGTTGGTTTTTAAAGCGGAAGCCAGAAGAATGCCGGAAGAAAATCCCGATGAACTGGCGACATTCTCTGCATTTCCATTCAATCCTTCGTTTGCGTCGTATTGGAATCAGGCCCAGTCTGTGGCTGGGAGGGGCGAAATGCAGCCAGGACAGCCTCAGCCATTCCAACAGCCGGTCGCACAGCCGCCGGTACAGCAGCAGCCAGTACCTCAACAGCAGGTGCAGCAACAGCCAGGGGCAGCTCAATACCAAGAGGCAACCCAGTACCAAACAGGCGGTCAGCCTGGAGTAACCCAGTATCCAGAAGATAATAATCAACAGGGCTTCCACCCTGAAGCAGCACATGAACAAGCTCAGCAGCAAGACGCCACATCTAATTCTGAGGCTCAGCAGTCTGCCGAAGACCAACTGGAATCTGAAGGTGCAGCCCAGGTTGAACAGCCTGCAGCTCCGGTAGCGGAAACTGAGGAGGTCGAGCAGGAATCATCATCGTCTCCACCTGTTCAAAAGAAGAAGGCCAAGAAGAACAGCATGTCACTGACTGAATTCTTTGCCCGCCGGGACGAACAGGAGAGGCATGCAAAGTTGAAGGTATGCATAGTCCAAAAAGGCGATTCTCTTGACAGCCTGTCAGATAGGTACAGCGTCTCGGTTCAAAATATACTCCGCTATAACAACCTTGAAATAAACCAGGATGTTTTTGAAGGGCAAGTGCTTTATATACCTGAAGCATTTGCAAAGAAATAACAGCAATCTCAGTTGAGCGGGCACATGCTCGCTCACTGTTTTGTTATTTTACAATCCGGAAGTGAGCTGAATTCCGATGAATGAACAAAACCGCTTGAGGGAATTCGCGCCATTGTTGCAGCAATACGGGATTGAACCTTATTTTATAGAGGACTTCGGCAATATTAAAAAAATATACAGCAACAAAGGTACATTTGCTCTTAAGTCTATCGATGCGCATACAGGGATCGATTTCATCAAGCATGTCCAGTACCTCTATCAGCGTGGCTATAACAGAATCGTTCCCATCTATCCGGCTCTTGATGGAAGGTATGGGATTTTGTCGGGTCAAAGGCTTTATTATCTGATGCCATGGCTGCCGAATGACGTGCAGCAGGCCTACAGGGAAAGAAGTATGCAGATGGTCCGCGAACTTGCCCGCCTCCACACTCTTTCTTCACGAGAAGTAAAGGTAGATAAAGAAGAGCGCTCGGAACATTTTGAAAGAATGACCCTTCATTATGATAAAAATCAGGAGTTCCTTGATGGATTCATTGAGAATTGCGAAAAGAGAACCTATATGTCGCCGTTTGAGCTGCAATTCTGCCTTTATTACAATGAAATCAGCCAGGCGGTGAAATACTCGAAGGAAAAGCTTAAGGAATGGCAGGAAAAAAGCAAGGATGATGAAAAGGCCAGGATGGTCATTGTCCATGGAAAATTAAAGCCGGAGCACTTTGTTTATAACGAGAATGGCTATGGTTATTTTATAAACTTTGAAAGAGCTGGCTTAGGTTCGCCTATCCATGATTTACTTCCGTTCATCTCAAGGATGCTCAGGACCACGCCGAAGCAAAATGAAGAGGCGGTTGCAACGGTAACACACTATTTTAAGTATTTTCCCTTTAAGCCTGACGAAAAGCTGCTGTTTTATAGTTATCTTGCGCATCCGCTTCAAATCACGAGAGTGGCGGAAGCGTATTTTAACAATGAAAAAGGCCGGAACGAGTATGCCTTTTCCAGAAGGCTGCTAAAGGAATACTGGCATTTGAAAAATACCGAATATCTTGTCATCCGGCTTGCGGAAATGGACCGCCAGGCGGAGGCACAAAAAGAAGGAGCCCAGTGACCACATCACTTGGCTCCTTAAATAATTTCAAGGTATAAGGCCGTTGCTAGTAAAATTAATCCCGCTAGCAGGAGTACATCGAATGTCGTTGGAAGCAGAATCGTCCGAATTCCTTGAAAGATGCAGAATGGAATGCTGAACTGGGCTGCCACCGCTCTAATTGTCCTCACCCACGGAGGATAAGTATAAATGTTGAATCTTCTCCTTTTCACCGCACTTCCCCCTTTTTGCTAAAAACACCACTCAAATTTCTTCAACTGAATACCGTCGTGGTAAAGCCATACTAATGGAAGTTTCACTTTATAAAGTGTATGATGAGAAAGCTTGATAGGTGAATGCCCATTTTCGAAAAAAACGCATGAAATTGAAAAAAATTGGCCATCCTGATTGACGTAAGCAAGGTTTTTTGGATATGATATAAAATAAATTAATAACTAAAAGCAAAGACAGGGAAAAGTACAATGACCCGCATGCTTTCCAGAGAGGGAGACTTACCAGCTGAAAGGTTTCCCAGGCTGCCCATTGGAAACGTCACCCTCGAGCTTCTTCTGCCAACGGCCAGTGCCCAGTAGTGGAAGACGGATCAACTCCGTTAAAAACATGAGAGCCGGCTCTTTTTTATGCCGGAAAAAAGGTGGTACCGCGAGCGAACTCCATTCGTCCTTTTATAAGGGATGAGTGGAGTTTTTTATTTTGGCTCTGTTTGTATACATTTTTGATTAACGTAGAGTTATGGGAATTTATTAGAGGGAGAATTTACCGCTATTGTATGCAGGGAAATCCTAAGAAGCAGAAATAAGGGGAGATATTTCCCTTAACCTCTCAAAAGAAGGCAAAATCCCTGGGTTTTAATCAAATAAGCGGAAAAACTCCCCTTATTAATCGGTAAATATGATTATTTACCGATGTAAAGGTAATTTCTCCCTTTATTTTTTCAAACAGGTGGAATCACCATCAGAGCTATTTTTAATCAGCTTTTTATAAGGAGGAATCACAATGGATCAAAATGAAATTAGCATGCCGACGAAGTACGATCCGCAATCGATTGAGCAAGGTCGTTACGAGTGGTGGGTGAAGGGCAAGTTTTTCGAGGCGAAGGATGATGAAACGAAAAAGCCATACACGGTCGTTATTCCGCCGCCAAACGTTACTGGAAAGCTTCACCTTGGCCATGCATGGGATACAACGCTTCAGGATATCATCACCAGGATGAAGAGGATGCAGGGCTACGACACACTATGGCTTCCTGGAATGGACCATGCCG is drawn from Bacillus sp. FJAT-18017 and contains these coding sequences:
- the hemL gene encoding glutamate-1-semialdehyde 2,1-aminomutase, whose translation is MRSYEKSIAAFKEAKQLLPGGVNSPVRAFKAVNMDPIFMERGNGSKIYDIDGNEYIDYVLSWGPLILGHTNDKVVEAIKQVAELGTSFGAPTLMENEVAKLVIDRVPSIEIVRMVSSGTEATMSALRLARGFTGRNKILKFEGCYHGHGDSLLIKAGSGVATLGLPDSPGVPEGIAKNTITVPYNDLEAVRYAFEQFGEDIAGLIVEPVAGNMGVVPPLPGFLEGLREITTQYGSLLIFDEVMTGFRVDYNCAQGYFGVTPDLTCLGKVIGGGLPVGAFGGRADIMQQIAPAGPIYQAGTLSGNPLAMTAGYATLSQLTPETYKEFGRKADMLEKGLSEAAEKYDIPYCINRAGSMIGIFFTNEKVTNYDIAKTSNLEFFAQYYAEMANQGVFLPPSQFEGLFLSTAHSDEDIEKTIQAAEVAFSKLK
- a CDS encoding LysM peptidoglycan-binding domain-containing protein, translating into MSQENKSSLRFTLEESLWFRKGQEVDELVSISLSPDITVQESDGYISIRGALDLTGEYECNGNEPQEYDEAEPALRYVQSAAWREEGVWEFAHRFPVDITIPVNRIESIYDIDVIVDSFDYSFTERSCMKLTAELIISGIYAGEPEVKEEPEEIFLEAQLREYETEEDLEEEYAAEEEEVEEVEEEQEDEELVFKAEARRMPEENPDELATFSAFPFNPSFASYWNQAQSVAGRGEMQPGQPQPFQQPVAQPPVQQQPVPQQQVQQQPGAAQYQEATQYQTGGQPGVTQYPEDNNQQGFHPEAAHEQAQQQDATSNSEAQQSAEDQLESEGAAQVEQPAAPVAETEEVEQESSSSPPVQKKKAKKNSMSLTEFFARRDEQERHAKLKVCIVQKGDSLDSLSDRYSVSVQNILRYNNLEINQDVFEGQVLYIPEAFAKK
- the ysxE gene encoding spore coat protein YsxE gives rise to the protein MNEQNRLREFAPLLQQYGIEPYFIEDFGNIKKIYSNKGTFALKSIDAHTGIDFIKHVQYLYQRGYNRIVPIYPALDGRYGILSGQRLYYLMPWLPNDVQQAYRERSMQMVRELARLHTLSSREVKVDKEERSEHFERMTLHYDKNQEFLDGFIENCEKRTYMSPFELQFCLYYNEISQAVKYSKEKLKEWQEKSKDDEKARMVIVHGKLKPEHFVYNENGYGYFINFERAGLGSPIHDLLPFISRMLRTTPKQNEEAVATVTHYFKYFPFKPDEKLLFYSYLAHPLQITRVAEAYFNNEKGRNEYAFSRRLLKEYWHLKNTEYLVIRLAEMDRQAEAQKEGAQ